Proteins encoded together in one Mastomys coucha isolate ucsf_1 unplaced genomic scaffold, UCSF_Mcou_1 pScaffold16, whole genome shotgun sequence window:
- the Lmna gene encoding lamin isoform X3 produces the protein MGNAEGRNTKKEGDLLAAQARLKDLEALLNSKEAALSTALSEKRTLEGELHDLRGQVAKLEAALGEAKKQLQDEMLRRVDAENRLQTLKEELDFQKNIYSEELRETKRRHETRLVEIDNGKQREFESRLADALQELRAQHEDQVEQYKKELEKTYSAKLDNARQSAERNSNLVGAAHEELQQSRIRIDSLSAQLSQLQKQLAAKEAKLRDLEDSLARERDTSRRLLAEKEREMAEMRARMQQQLDEYQELLDIKLALDMEIHAYRKLLEGEEERLRLSPSPTSQRSRGRTSSHSSQSQGGGSVTKKRKLESSESRSSFSQHARTSGRVAVEEVDEEGKFVRLRNKSNEDQSMGNWQIRRQNGDDPLMTYRFPPKFTLKAGQVVTIWASGAGATHSPPTDLVWKAQNTWGCGSSLRTALINSTGEEVAMRKLVRSLTMVEDNEDDEEDGDELLHHRVSGSRR, from the exons ATGGGGAACGCCGAAGGCCG CAACACCAAGAAGGAGGGGGACTTGTTGGCTGCGCAGGCCCGGCTCAAGGACCTGGAGGCTCTTCTCAACTCCAAGGAAGCTGCCCTGAGCACTGCTCTCAGTGAGAAGCGCACATTGGAGGGAGAGCTCCATGATCTGCGGGGACAGGTGGCCAAG CTTGAGGCAGCCCTAGGGGAGGCTAAGAAGCAACTTCAGGATGAGATGCTGAGGCGAGTGGATGCTGAGAACAGGCTCCAGACCCTGAAGGAAGAACTTGACTTCCAGAAGAACATTTACAGTGAG GAACTGCGTGAGACCAAGCGCCGGCACGAGACCCGGCTTGTGGAGATTGATAACGGGAAGCAGCGAGAGTTTGAGAGCCGGCTGGCAGATGCCCTGCAGGAGCTGCGGGCCCAGCATGAGGACCAGGTGGAACAGTATAAGAAGGAGCTGGAAAAGACGTACTCTGCCAAG CTGGATAATGCCAGGCAGTCTGCTGAGAGGAACAGCAACCTCGTGGGGGCTGCCCATGAGGAACTGCAGCAGTCTCGAATCCGCATTGACAGCCTCTCGGCCCAGCTCAGCCAGCTCCAGAAGCAG TTGGCAGCCAAGGAGGCAAAGCTGCGTGACCTGGAGGACTCGCTGGCCCGTGAGCGGGATACTAGCCGGCGCCTGCTGGCTGAAAAAGAGCGAGAGATGGCCGAGATGCGGGCGAGGATGCAGCAGCAGCTGGATGAGTACCAGGAGCTGCTGGACATCAAACTGGCCCTGGACATGGAGATCCATGCCTATCGAAAGCTGCTGGAGGGCGAGGAGGAGAG GCTGCGCCTGTCCCCCAGCCCTACCTCGCAGCGCAGCCGTGGCCGCACCTCCTCCCACTCATCCCAGTCTCAGGGTGGAGGCAGCGTCACCAAAAAGCGCAAGCTGGAGTCTTCCGAGAGCAGGAGCAGCTTCTCGCAGCATGCTCGCACTAGCGGGCGCGTGGCAGTGGAGGAAGTAGATGAAGAGGGAAAGTTTGTGCGGCTGCGCAACAAGTCCAACGAG GACCAGTCCATGGGCAACTGGCAGATTAGGCGTCAGAATGGTGATGACCCTTTGATGACATATCGCTTCCCACCGAAGTTCACCCTAAAGGCCGGGCAAGTGGTGACG ATCTGGGCTTCAGGAGCTGGGGCCACCCATAGCCCCCCTACTGACTTGGTGTGGAAGGCGCAGAACACCTGGGGCTGTGGGAGTAGCCTTCGCACTGCTCTCATCAACTCCACTGGAGAA GAAGTAGCCATGCGCAAGCTGGTGCGATCACTGACCATGGTTGAGGACAATGAGGATGATGAAGAGGATGGAGATGAGCTCCTTCACCACCGTGTGAGTGGCAGCCGCCGCTGA
- the Lmna gene encoding lamin isoform X1: protein METPSQRRATRSGAQASSTPLSPTRITRLQEKEDLQELNDRLAVYIDRVRSLETENAGLRLRITESEEVVSREVSGIKAAYEAELGDARKTLDSVAKERARLQLELSKVREEFKELKARNTKKEGDLLAAQARLKDLEALLNSKEAALSTALSEKRTLEGELHDLRGQVAKLEAALGEAKKQLQDEMLRRVDAENRLQTLKEELDFQKNIYSEELRETKRRHETRLVEIDNGKQREFESRLADALQELRAQHEDQVEQYKKELEKTYSAKLDNARQSAERNSNLVGAAHEELQQSRIRIDSLSAQLSQLQKQLAAKEAKLRDLEDSLARERDTSRRLLAEKEREMAEMRARMQQQLDEYQELLDIKLALDMEIHAYRKLLEGEEERLRLSPSPTSQRSRGRTSSHSSQSQGGGSVTKKRKLESSESRSSFSQHARTSGRVAVEEVDEEGKFVRLRNKSNEDQSMGNWQIRRQNGDDPLMTYRFPPKFTLKAGQVVTIWASGAGATHSPPTDLVWKAQNTWGCGSSLRTALINSTGEEVAMRKLVRSLTMVEDNEDDEEDGDELLHHRGSHCSGSGDPAEYNLRSRTVLCGTCGQPADKAAGGSGAQVGGSISSGSSASSVTVTRSFRSVGGSGGGSFGDNLVTRSYLLGNSSPRTQSSQNCSIM from the exons ATGGAGACCCCGTCTCAGCGGCGCGCCACCCGCAGTGGGGCGCAGGCCAGCTCTACCCCGCTGTCGCCCACTCGGATCACCCGGCTGCAGGAGAAGGAGGACCTGCAGGAGCTCAATGACCGCCTGGCCGTGTACATCGATCGCGTGCGTTCCCTGGAGACCGAGAACGCGGGGCTGCGCCTTCGCATCACTGAGTCTGAAGAGGTGGTCAGCCGAGAGGTGTCCGGCATCAAGGCGGCCTACGAGGCCGAGCTGGGGGATGCCCGCAAGACCCTCGACTCTGTGGCCAAGGAGCGCGCCCGCCTCCAGCTGGAGCTGAGCAAAGTGCGTGAGGAgttcaaggagctgaaggcgcG CAACACCAAGAAGGAGGGGGACTTGTTGGCTGCGCAGGCCCGGCTCAAGGACCTGGAGGCTCTTCTCAACTCCAAGGAAGCTGCCCTGAGCACTGCTCTCAGTGAGAAGCGCACATTGGAGGGAGAGCTCCATGATCTGCGGGGACAGGTGGCCAAG CTTGAGGCAGCCCTAGGGGAGGCTAAGAAGCAACTTCAGGATGAGATGCTGAGGCGAGTGGATGCTGAGAACAGGCTCCAGACCCTGAAGGAAGAACTTGACTTCCAGAAGAACATTTACAGTGAG GAACTGCGTGAGACCAAGCGCCGGCACGAGACCCGGCTTGTGGAGATTGATAACGGGAAGCAGCGAGAGTTTGAGAGCCGGCTGGCAGATGCCCTGCAGGAGCTGCGGGCCCAGCATGAGGACCAGGTGGAACAGTATAAGAAGGAGCTGGAAAAGACGTACTCTGCCAAG CTGGATAATGCCAGGCAGTCTGCTGAGAGGAACAGCAACCTCGTGGGGGCTGCCCATGAGGAACTGCAGCAGTCTCGAATCCGCATTGACAGCCTCTCGGCCCAGCTCAGCCAGCTCCAGAAGCAG TTGGCAGCCAAGGAGGCAAAGCTGCGTGACCTGGAGGACTCGCTGGCCCGTGAGCGGGATACTAGCCGGCGCCTGCTGGCTGAAAAAGAGCGAGAGATGGCCGAGATGCGGGCGAGGATGCAGCAGCAGCTGGATGAGTACCAGGAGCTGCTGGACATCAAACTGGCCCTGGACATGGAGATCCATGCCTATCGAAAGCTGCTGGAGGGCGAGGAGGAGAG GCTGCGCCTGTCCCCCAGCCCTACCTCGCAGCGCAGCCGTGGCCGCACCTCCTCCCACTCATCCCAGTCTCAGGGTGGAGGCAGCGTCACCAAAAAGCGCAAGCTGGAGTCTTCCGAGAGCAGGAGCAGCTTCTCGCAGCATGCTCGCACTAGCGGGCGCGTGGCAGTGGAGGAAGTAGATGAAGAGGGAAAGTTTGTGCGGCTGCGCAACAAGTCCAACGAG GACCAGTCCATGGGCAACTGGCAGATTAGGCGTCAGAATGGTGATGACCCTTTGATGACATATCGCTTCCCACCGAAGTTCACCCTAAAGGCCGGGCAAGTGGTGACG ATCTGGGCTTCAGGAGCTGGGGCCACCCATAGCCCCCCTACTGACTTGGTGTGGAAGGCGCAGAACACCTGGGGCTGTGGGAGTAGCCTTCGCACTGCTCTCATCAACTCCACTGGAGAA GAAGTAGCCATGCGCAAGCTGGTGCGATCACTGACCATGGTTGAGGACAATGAGGATGATGAAGAGGATGGAGATGAGCTCCTTCACCACCGT GGTTCCCACTGCAGCGGCTCGGGGGACCCCGCTGAGTACAACCTGCGCTCACGCACCGTGCTGTGTGGGACATGTGGGCAGCCTGCTGACAAGGCTGCCGGTGGCTCAGGAGCCCAGGTGGGCGgatccatctcctctggctcttctgCCTCCAGTGTCACAGTCACTCGAAGCTTCCGCAGTGTGGGGGGCAGTGGGGGTGGCAGCTTCGGGGACAACCTAGTCACCCGCTCCTACCTCCTGGGCAACTCCAGTCCCCGGACCCAG aGCTCCCAGAACTGCAGCATCATGTAA
- the Lmna gene encoding lamin isoform X2, translated as MGNAEGRNTKKEGDLLAAQARLKDLEALLNSKEAALSTALSEKRTLEGELHDLRGQVAKLEAALGEAKKQLQDEMLRRVDAENRLQTLKEELDFQKNIYSEELRETKRRHETRLVEIDNGKQREFESRLADALQELRAQHEDQVEQYKKELEKTYSAKLDNARQSAERNSNLVGAAHEELQQSRIRIDSLSAQLSQLQKQLAAKEAKLRDLEDSLARERDTSRRLLAEKEREMAEMRARMQQQLDEYQELLDIKLALDMEIHAYRKLLEGEEERLRLSPSPTSQRSRGRTSSHSSQSQGGGSVTKKRKLESSESRSSFSQHARTSGRVAVEEVDEEGKFVRLRNKSNEDQSMGNWQIRRQNGDDPLMTYRFPPKFTLKAGQVVTIWASGAGATHSPPTDLVWKAQNTWGCGSSLRTALINSTGEEVAMRKLVRSLTMVEDNEDDEEDGDELLHHRGSHCSGSGDPAEYNLRSRTVLCGTCGQPADKAAGGSGAQVGGSISSGSSASSVTVTRSFRSVGGSGGGSFGDNLVTRSYLLGNSSPRTQSSQNCSIM; from the exons ATGGGGAACGCCGAAGGCCG CAACACCAAGAAGGAGGGGGACTTGTTGGCTGCGCAGGCCCGGCTCAAGGACCTGGAGGCTCTTCTCAACTCCAAGGAAGCTGCCCTGAGCACTGCTCTCAGTGAGAAGCGCACATTGGAGGGAGAGCTCCATGATCTGCGGGGACAGGTGGCCAAG CTTGAGGCAGCCCTAGGGGAGGCTAAGAAGCAACTTCAGGATGAGATGCTGAGGCGAGTGGATGCTGAGAACAGGCTCCAGACCCTGAAGGAAGAACTTGACTTCCAGAAGAACATTTACAGTGAG GAACTGCGTGAGACCAAGCGCCGGCACGAGACCCGGCTTGTGGAGATTGATAACGGGAAGCAGCGAGAGTTTGAGAGCCGGCTGGCAGATGCCCTGCAGGAGCTGCGGGCCCAGCATGAGGACCAGGTGGAACAGTATAAGAAGGAGCTGGAAAAGACGTACTCTGCCAAG CTGGATAATGCCAGGCAGTCTGCTGAGAGGAACAGCAACCTCGTGGGGGCTGCCCATGAGGAACTGCAGCAGTCTCGAATCCGCATTGACAGCCTCTCGGCCCAGCTCAGCCAGCTCCAGAAGCAG TTGGCAGCCAAGGAGGCAAAGCTGCGTGACCTGGAGGACTCGCTGGCCCGTGAGCGGGATACTAGCCGGCGCCTGCTGGCTGAAAAAGAGCGAGAGATGGCCGAGATGCGGGCGAGGATGCAGCAGCAGCTGGATGAGTACCAGGAGCTGCTGGACATCAAACTGGCCCTGGACATGGAGATCCATGCCTATCGAAAGCTGCTGGAGGGCGAGGAGGAGAG GCTGCGCCTGTCCCCCAGCCCTACCTCGCAGCGCAGCCGTGGCCGCACCTCCTCCCACTCATCCCAGTCTCAGGGTGGAGGCAGCGTCACCAAAAAGCGCAAGCTGGAGTCTTCCGAGAGCAGGAGCAGCTTCTCGCAGCATGCTCGCACTAGCGGGCGCGTGGCAGTGGAGGAAGTAGATGAAGAGGGAAAGTTTGTGCGGCTGCGCAACAAGTCCAACGAG GACCAGTCCATGGGCAACTGGCAGATTAGGCGTCAGAATGGTGATGACCCTTTGATGACATATCGCTTCCCACCGAAGTTCACCCTAAAGGCCGGGCAAGTGGTGACG ATCTGGGCTTCAGGAGCTGGGGCCACCCATAGCCCCCCTACTGACTTGGTGTGGAAGGCGCAGAACACCTGGGGCTGTGGGAGTAGCCTTCGCACTGCTCTCATCAACTCCACTGGAGAA GAAGTAGCCATGCGCAAGCTGGTGCGATCACTGACCATGGTTGAGGACAATGAGGATGATGAAGAGGATGGAGATGAGCTCCTTCACCACCGT GGTTCCCACTGCAGCGGCTCGGGGGACCCCGCTGAGTACAACCTGCGCTCACGCACCGTGCTGTGTGGGACATGTGGGCAGCCTGCTGACAAGGCTGCCGGTGGCTCAGGAGCCCAGGTGGGCGgatccatctcctctggctcttctgCCTCCAGTGTCACAGTCACTCGAAGCTTCCGCAGTGTGGGGGGCAGTGGGGGTGGCAGCTTCGGGGACAACCTAGTCACCCGCTCCTACCTCCTGGGCAACTCCAGTCCCCGGACCCAG aGCTCCCAGAACTGCAGCATCATGTAA